The following proteins are co-located in the Granulicella pectinivorans genome:
- a CDS encoding 3-deoxy-D-manno-octulosonic acid transferase: MVLTIYSALLMMGLVLGAPWWLARMMTSGRYRAGLAGRLGAVPAGIREQGSGNRVVWVHAVSVGEVLAASHLVGELRASGYTVAVSTTTQAGQELARKRFVGCAVFYMPLDFAWVIRRYLRALTPQLVVTMESELWPNLIHQCKTAGIPLAVVNARISDRSFPRYMALRRVWGPLLREVSLFLAQSEATAERLRAMGVAAERVAMSGNLKYDVRAGLETAMTRRVRGWRDGLGVEIVVAGSTLPGEEEMLLDAWLSVQKGASPKMTMLVIAPRHTPRFDEVYALIGKKGYVAVRCSELPEFGAGALSGNVVLLLDTIGDLASMYSLATVAFVGGSLVKKGGHNPLEPAQFGVPVVMGPSWENFREIVGEEMVKAEAIKIVTPEELVGAFVLLLGDDGGMGERGRAVFASQSGATERTLAALKGLIA; this comes from the coding sequence TTGGTTCTGACGATTTATAGCGCTCTGCTGATGATGGGGCTGGTGTTGGGCGCTCCGTGGTGGCTGGCGCGGATGATGACGAGTGGACGGTATCGGGCGGGGCTGGCGGGGCGTCTGGGGGCCGTTCCGGCAGGGATCCGGGAACAGGGATCCGGGAACAGGGTTGTCTGGGTGCATGCGGTTTCGGTGGGGGAGGTGCTGGCGGCTTCGCATCTGGTGGGGGAGCTTAGGGCTAGCGGTTATACCGTAGCGGTTTCTACGACGACGCAGGCTGGGCAGGAGCTGGCGCGGAAGCGGTTTGTGGGATGTGCGGTGTTTTATATGCCGCTTGATTTTGCGTGGGTGATTCGTCGGTATCTGCGGGCCTTGACGCCACAGTTGGTGGTGACGATGGAGAGTGAGCTTTGGCCGAATCTGATTCACCAGTGCAAAACGGCCGGGATTCCGCTGGCGGTGGTGAATGCCCGGATTTCGGACCGGTCCTTTCCTCGCTATATGGCGTTGCGGCGGGTTTGGGGACCGCTTTTGCGGGAGGTTTCACTATTTCTGGCGCAGAGTGAGGCTACGGCGGAGCGGCTGCGGGCGATGGGAGTGGCGGCCGAGCGGGTGGCGATGAGTGGGAATTTGAAGTACGACGTGCGGGCCGGGTTGGAGACAGCGATGACGCGGCGGGTGCGGGGATGGCGGGACGGCCTTGGGGTGGAGATCGTCGTTGCGGGAAGTACGCTGCCGGGGGAGGAGGAGATGCTGCTCGATGCGTGGCTTTCGGTGCAGAAGGGGGCTTCGCCGAAGATGACGATGCTGGTGATTGCGCCGCGGCATACACCTCGTTTCGACGAGGTGTATGCGTTGATTGGGAAGAAGGGGTATGTGGCGGTGCGGTGCTCGGAGTTGCCGGAGTTTGGGGCGGGGGCGCTGTCGGGGAATGTGGTGCTGCTGCTGGATACGATTGGGGATCTGGCTTCGATGTACTCGTTAGCGACGGTGGCGTTTGTGGGGGGGAGCCTGGTGAAGAAGGGTGGACACAATCCGCTGGAGCCGGCGCAGTTTGGGGTGCCGGTGGTGATGGGACCGTCGTGGGAGAACTTCCGGGAGATCGTGGGGGAGGAGATGGTGAAGGCGGAGGCGATCAAGATTGTGACGCCGGAGGAGTTGGTGGGTGCGTTTGTTTTGCTGCTGGGGGACGATGGCGGGATGGGAGAGCGGGGACGGGCGGTGTTTGCGAGTCAGTCAGGGGCTACGGAACGGACGCTGGCGGCGCTGAAAGGGTTGATCGCTTGA
- the lpxK gene encoding tetraacyldisaccharide 4'-kinase: MKRPWLLPLVPAYRAALWLKERVAKAPKRLPARVVSVGSVSAGGAGKTPVVMLVVEMLRAQGLVVDVLSRGYGRSGKGVERVEVAGSASRFGDEPMLMARRLGVPVWVGSDRYSAGLAADEADVHVLDDGFQHRKLARDLDVVLLTAQDVQDRLIPAGDLREPLSALGRADVVVLREEEAGALRSLVPAGKAVWVVRRVLRLERALPEKVIIFCGIARPDGFVSMLAEAGAMQGEGVFFPDHHAFGVRDVTRLIRTARAAGAEAFVTTEKDAVKLTASMRKRLEEVGPVIVAELRVELVEGSVGDLL, translated from the coding sequence TTGAAGAGACCATGGCTGCTTCCGCTGGTGCCGGCCTATCGGGCGGCTTTGTGGTTAAAGGAGCGGGTGGCGAAAGCCCCGAAGCGGCTTCCGGCTCGGGTGGTGAGTGTGGGGAGTGTTTCGGCTGGGGGGGCTGGGAAGACTCCGGTGGTGATGCTTGTGGTGGAGATGCTGCGGGCGCAGGGACTTGTCGTAGATGTGCTTTCGCGAGGGTACGGACGGTCGGGCAAGGGTGTGGAGCGGGTGGAGGTGGCGGGTTCGGCGAGCCGGTTTGGCGATGAGCCGATGCTGATGGCGCGGCGATTGGGCGTGCCGGTCTGGGTGGGGTCGGATCGTTACTCGGCGGGCTTGGCGGCGGATGAGGCGGATGTGCATGTGCTGGATGATGGGTTTCAGCACCGGAAGCTGGCGCGGGATCTGGACGTGGTGCTGCTGACCGCGCAGGATGTGCAGGATCGGCTGATTCCGGCAGGGGATCTGCGGGAGCCGCTTTCGGCGCTGGGGCGGGCGGATGTGGTGGTTCTGCGGGAGGAGGAGGCGGGTGCGCTGCGCTCGCTGGTTCCGGCGGGGAAGGCGGTTTGGGTGGTGCGGCGGGTTTTGCGGCTGGAGCGGGCTTTGCCGGAGAAGGTGATTATTTTCTGTGGGATCGCCCGGCCGGATGGGTTTGTTTCGATGCTGGCGGAGGCTGGGGCTATGCAGGGTGAGGGAGTCTTCTTTCCGGATCATCATGCGTTTGGGGTGAGGGATGTGACGCGCTTGATCCGGACGGCGCGGGCGGCGGGGGCGGAGGCGTTTGTAACGACGGAGAAGGATGCGGTGAAGCTGACGGCGTCGATGCGGAAGAGGCTGGAGGAGGTTGGGCCGGTGATTGTGGCGGAGCTTCGGGTGGAGCTGGTGGAGGGGTCGGTTGGGGATCTGCTTTGA
- a CDS encoding glycosyltransferase family 9 protein: MIEGTPNRVLIVRVGAMGDIVHALPAVAALRRARAEWLIDWAAEGRWSDLLVSVLEDEGPVVDAVVPVRVGYWKAHGLSVATLKDVLALRRWMRAARFDRCVDLQGSVRSAVIGWMAGTRLAGSETPRESPARWLYKRRVRTASVHVVDQACEILGAAVGVALEAGAGPVPFPEDEAAEQWCDAFLADIPAERGYVVLAPTAGWGAKEWPAERFGELAGRLCNAGWTVLVNLTNPKSKPEVVEGSEGRALVLDCSIAQLTAVLRRSSLFIGGDTGPLHLADALGVACVGLFGPTDPARNGPYFGMKSGRARVLRDTFSVTNHARIRETEAGLSRIGVDEVFRAARELLPKLP, from the coding sequence TTGATCGAGGGGACGCCAAATCGGGTTTTGATTGTGCGTGTGGGGGCGATGGGGGATATCGTCCATGCGCTGCCGGCGGTGGCGGCGCTGCGGCGGGCGCGGGCGGAGTGGCTGATCGACTGGGCGGCCGAGGGACGGTGGTCGGATCTGCTGGTTTCCGTGCTGGAGGACGAGGGTCCGGTGGTGGACGCGGTGGTTCCGGTGCGGGTGGGGTACTGGAAGGCGCATGGTCTTTCGGTGGCCACGTTGAAGGATGTGCTGGCGTTGCGGCGATGGATGCGGGCGGCGCGGTTCGATCGGTGCGTGGATCTGCAGGGGTCGGTACGGTCGGCGGTGATTGGATGGATGGCTGGGACGAGACTGGCAGGGTCGGAGACACCACGGGAGAGTCCGGCGCGGTGGTTGTACAAGCGGCGGGTCCGGACGGCTTCGGTGCATGTGGTGGATCAGGCGTGCGAGATTCTGGGGGCGGCGGTTGGGGTGGCGCTCGAGGCTGGTGCGGGGCCAGTTCCCTTCCCGGAGGATGAGGCGGCGGAGCAGTGGTGCGATGCCTTTCTGGCGGATATTCCGGCGGAGCGGGGGTATGTGGTGCTGGCTCCTACGGCTGGTTGGGGGGCGAAGGAGTGGCCGGCGGAGCGGTTTGGTGAGTTGGCTGGGCGGCTTTGCAATGCGGGGTGGACGGTGCTGGTGAACCTGACCAATCCGAAGAGCAAGCCGGAGGTGGTCGAGGGGAGCGAAGGACGGGCCCTGGTGCTGGACTGCTCGATTGCGCAGTTGACGGCGGTGCTGCGGCGGTCGTCGCTGTTTATTGGGGGGGATACGGGGCCGCTGCATCTGGCGGATGCGCTGGGGGTGGCTTGTGTGGGGCTGTTTGGGCCTACGGATCCGGCGCGGAATGGGCCTTATTTTGGGATGAAGAGTGGGCGGGCAAGAGTCTTGCGGGATACCTTCAGTGTGACGAATCACGCGCGGATACGGGAGACGGAGGCGGGTTTGAGTAGGATTGGGGTGGATGAGGTGTTTCGGGCGGCCCGGGAGTTGTTGCCGAAGCTCCCTTGA
- a CDS encoding methyltransferase family protein, translated as MSERTGWQRIARRIRVPMGFCFAGFFLWLARPSAVTLACSLLLVLPGLWLRGYAAGYVRKNAELTTTGPYGYTRNPLYLGSMMIAFGFAVAGGQVWIGITLAALFLAIYLPTILSEEKFLRGVFPGFDDYAARVPRLLPRLTSASAGDAPEDRGAFSKQLYLHHREYNALMGAGAIYLALVIRLLLRR; from the coding sequence ATGAGTGAACGGACGGGATGGCAACGGATTGCACGGCGGATCCGGGTTCCGATGGGATTTTGTTTTGCGGGGTTCTTTCTTTGGCTGGCGCGGCCCTCGGCGGTGACGCTGGCATGCAGCCTGCTGCTGGTGCTGCCGGGGCTTTGGCTGCGGGGGTATGCGGCGGGCTATGTGAGGAAGAACGCGGAGCTAACGACGACGGGGCCCTATGGCTATACGCGGAATCCACTGTACCTGGGGTCGATGATGATCGCGTTCGGGTTCGCGGTCGCCGGGGGACAGGTGTGGATCGGGATTACGCTGGCGGCTTTGTTTTTAGCGATTTACCTGCCTACGATCCTGTCGGAAGAGAAGTTTTTGCGGGGTGTGTTTCCGGGTTTTGACGACTACGCGGCGCGGGTTCCGCGGTTGCTGCCACGGCTGACTTCGGCCTCGGCGGGGGATGCTCCGGAGGATCGTGGGGCCTTTTCGAAGCAGCTTTACTTGCATCACCGCGAGTACAATGCTTTGATGGGTGCCGGTGCGATTTACCTGGCGCTTGTGATCCGTTTGCTGCTGCGCCGCTGA
- a CDS encoding DUF3108 domain-containing protein: protein MTGARGQLLGPKKPVVPVVIPTLQPPTPEYVFPAKQTLTFTVDWRVFTAGTAVFQIEQQGTTEKVTATGDSVGAVNMLFPVVDKFQAGFDTKTGCSTGFSKQLQEGRRKVNSDLTFDYQTGKQSLVEKNMVKGTSKSLSASIPACVADSLSAIFYVASQHLTIGQQVNFPLADAMRTVTVAMKVEAREEIKTPAGTFTTLRVQPTADEGVVKSRGQIWIWYTDDARHMPVQIRAKLFWGTITFHLQSVEAK from the coding sequence GTGACAGGGGCTCGTGGCCAGTTGCTGGGGCCGAAGAAGCCGGTTGTTCCGGTGGTGATTCCGACGCTGCAGCCGCCGACTCCGGAGTATGTGTTCCCTGCCAAGCAGACGCTGACGTTCACGGTGGACTGGCGCGTATTTACCGCTGGGACCGCGGTCTTCCAGATTGAGCAGCAGGGGACGACCGAGAAGGTGACGGCGACCGGCGACTCGGTGGGCGCGGTGAATATGCTGTTTCCTGTGGTGGACAAGTTCCAGGCCGGGTTCGACACGAAGACGGGCTGCTCGACGGGATTTTCGAAGCAGTTGCAGGAGGGACGCCGCAAGGTGAACTCCGATCTGACGTTCGACTACCAGACGGGCAAGCAAAGCCTTGTTGAAAAGAACATGGTGAAGGGGACGTCGAAGAGCCTGAGCGCTTCGATTCCGGCGTGCGTGGCGGATTCGCTTTCGGCGATCTTTTATGTGGCGAGCCAACACCTGACGATCGGGCAGCAGGTGAATTTTCCGCTGGCGGATGCGATGCGGACGGTGACGGTGGCGATGAAGGTGGAGGCTCGGGAGGAGATCAAGACTCCGGCGGGCACGTTTACCACGCTGCGGGTGCAGCCGACGGCGGATGAGGGCGTGGTGAAGAGCCGCGGGCAGATCTGGATCTGGTACACGGACGACGCGCGGCATATGCCGGTGCAGATTCGGGCGAAGCTGTTCTGGGGGACGATTACGTTTCATCTGCAGTCGGTTGAGGCGAAGTAG
- a CDS encoding DUF2007 domain-containing protein, translating to MAGVSGKLVTVAKFLEPFDAQIAKGALESAGIECFLQGEQANLLNAFAFRARLKVGEADAEAAREVLAGSADLVEGDVGDE from the coding sequence ATGGCGGGAGTTTCGGGGAAATTGGTGACGGTGGCGAAGTTTCTGGAGCCGTTCGATGCGCAGATTGCGAAGGGCGCGCTGGAGTCGGCGGGCATCGAGTGCTTTTTGCAGGGAGAACAGGCGAATCTGCTGAATGCGTTTGCGTTTCGGGCGCGGCTGAAGGTGGGCGAAGCGGATGCGGAGGCGGCGCGCGAGGTGCTGGCCGGCTCGGCAGATCTGGTTGAGGGAGATGTTGGCGATGAGTAA
- the queC gene encoding 7-cyano-7-deazaguanine synthase QueC has translation MSKPKAVLCLSGGMDSCVCAALAARDYEVYALHFSYGQRTELRELQSAREIVRLTNAKELMHLTIDLFRKIGGSALTDEAIAVPDAVEHVDGSDRVGDEVPVTYVPFRNAHFLSAAVSWAEVLGAETILIGAVEQDSSGYPDCRPSYYAAFNELIKMGTKDGTIRVETPLIAMRKREIVALGVELGAPFHVSWSCYASGTEACGVCESCALRLKAFEEAGAVDPIVYSRR, from the coding sequence ATGAGTAAGCCAAAGGCTGTGTTGTGTCTTTCGGGGGGGATGGACTCCTGCGTGTGTGCGGCGCTGGCGGCGCGGGACTACGAGGTCTATGCGCTGCACTTCAGCTATGGGCAGCGGACGGAGCTGAGGGAGCTACAGTCGGCGCGGGAGATTGTGCGGCTGACGAACGCCAAGGAGCTGATGCATCTGACGATCGACCTGTTCCGGAAGATTGGGGGGTCGGCGCTGACGGATGAGGCGATTGCGGTACCGGATGCGGTGGAGCATGTGGACGGGTCGGACCGGGTGGGCGATGAGGTTCCGGTGACGTATGTGCCGTTTCGGAATGCACACTTTCTTTCGGCGGCGGTGAGCTGGGCGGAGGTTCTGGGGGCGGAGACGATTTTGATTGGCGCGGTGGAGCAGGATAGCTCGGGGTATCCCGATTGCCGTCCGTCGTACTATGCGGCGTTCAATGAGCTGATCAAGATGGGGACCAAGGACGGGACGATTCGGGTGGAGACGCCCCTGATTGCGATGCGGAAGAGGGAGATCGTGGCGTTGGGAGTTGAACTAGGCGCTCCGTTCCATGTAAGTTGGTCATGCTATGCCAGCGGCACGGAGGCTTGCGGCGTGTGCGAGAGCTGCGCGTTGCGGCTGAAGGCGTTCGAGGAGGCTGGGGCGGTCGATCCGATCGTTTATAGCCGTCGTTGA
- a CDS encoding carboxypeptidase-like regulatory domain-containing protein — MKRFGWKTMGGAIAVALLAILGSVTPAQSAAQTAPGTVHGHVNNAAGLPIAKGEVKFTTDRTSEEKSRKYPFSFPLDANGDYKGEGLAPGTYLAVVFSDGKSIDFLDNIEIKSGTDKVVSFDMTRKEYMDKMTPEERKAVEEFKKKNADVSAANAKVANLNAMLGSARADIKAKNFDNAVTTMTQATAAKPDESILWVVLGDAQLGAADAAKAKGDATAVQKYKDAAASYQKGIDLNAVAKKPSPETAGAAYNQLGQALAKSGDPKAASAAYDGAAKAQPAQSGMYMFNEAATLLNAGLNDDAALAADKAIAADPKRADAYYIKGQALISKVTVDPKTQKIVAPPGCVEAYQKYLEIAPDGPHAKDVADILTGIGATVSSSYKAGKAGKK, encoded by the coding sequence ATGAAGCGTTTTGGATGGAAGACGATGGGCGGCGCGATTGCAGTGGCGCTGCTGGCAATCTTGGGTTCGGTGACACCGGCGCAGTCGGCGGCGCAGACGGCTCCTGGCACGGTGCATGGACATGTGAACAACGCGGCGGGTCTGCCGATTGCGAAGGGTGAGGTTAAGTTTACGACCGACCGCACTTCGGAAGAGAAGTCCCGCAAGTACCCGTTTTCGTTTCCGCTGGATGCCAATGGCGACTACAAGGGTGAAGGGCTCGCTCCTGGCACGTACCTGGCGGTGGTCTTCTCGGATGGCAAGAGCATCGATTTTCTCGACAACATCGAGATTAAGTCCGGCACGGACAAGGTCGTGAGCTTCGACATGACGCGCAAGGAGTACATGGACAAGATGACTCCGGAAGAGCGCAAGGCGGTCGAGGAGTTCAAGAAGAAGAACGCGGATGTTTCGGCTGCGAATGCAAAGGTCGCGAACCTGAATGCGATGCTGGGTTCGGCGCGTGCGGACATCAAGGCGAAGAACTTCGACAACGCCGTAACGACGATGACGCAGGCGACGGCGGCGAAGCCGGATGAGTCCATTCTGTGGGTGGTGCTGGGCGATGCGCAGCTTGGCGCAGCCGATGCGGCGAAGGCCAAGGGCGATGCGACCGCTGTGCAGAAGTACAAGGATGCGGCGGCGTCTTACCAGAAGGGCATCGATCTGAACGCGGTTGCGAAGAAGCCGAGCCCGGAGACGGCTGGCGCGGCGTACAACCAGCTTGGACAGGCACTGGCCAAGAGCGGCGATCCGAAGGCTGCTTCGGCGGCGTATGACGGCGCGGCGAAGGCACAGCCGGCACAGTCGGGCATGTACATGTTCAACGAGGCGGCGACGCTGTTGAACGCGGGCCTGAACGACGATGCTGCGCTTGCGGCGGATAAGGCGATTGCCGCCGATCCGAAGCGCGCGGATGCTTACTACATCAAGGGACAGGCGCTGATCTCGAAGGTGACGGTCGACCCGAAGACACAGAAGATCGTGGCTCCTCCGGGCTGCGTCGAGGCGTACC